From Lathamus discolor isolate bLatDis1 chromosome 15, bLatDis1.hap1, whole genome shotgun sequence, a single genomic window includes:
- the HDHD3 gene encoding haloacid dehalogenase-like hydrolase domain-containing protein 3, whose amino-acid sequence MLRLRLLTWDVKDTLLRLRQPPGHSYAAEARALGVRVQPEALSRSFLEAYGAQRRRFPNYGQGRGLSSRQWWVDVVKQTFRLSGVRDESVLTAVAEKLYHDYCSARNWELLPGASETLSQCRRRGFRMGVVSNFDNRLESILCQCELRHHFDFVLTSEAAGCAKPDARIFEQALRLGGALPRQAAHVGDDYSRDYRAARAVGMHSFLLRAAGQGDEPEVPSEHVLPSLSHLLALIEKE is encoded by the coding sequence ATGCTGCGGCTCCGCTTGCTGACGTGGGACGTGAAGGACACTCTGCTGCGGCTGCGGCAGCCCCCGGGACACAGCTACGCGGCCGAGGCCCGGGCTCTCGGCGTGCGGGTGCAGCCGGAGGCGCTCAGCCGCTCCTTCCTGGAGGCGTACGGGGCCCAGCGCCGGCGCTTCCCCAACTACGGGCAGGGCCGGGGGCTGAGCTCCCGGCAGTGGTGGGTCGATGTTGTCAAGCAGACCTTCAGGCTCTCGGGCGTGCGGGACGAGAGCGTCCTCACGGCCGTGGCGGAGAAGCTCTACCACGATTACTGCAGCGCCCGcaactgggagctgctgcccgGCGCCAGCGAGACCCTGAGCCAGTGCCGCCGGCGCGGCTTCCGCATGGGGGTCGTGTCCAACTTCGACAACCGGCTGGAGAGCATCCTCTGCCAGTGCGAGCTGCGGCACCACTTCGACTTCGTGCTCACCTCCGAGGCCGCGGGCTGCGCCAAGCCGGACGCGAGGATCTTCGAGCAGGCGCTGCGGCTCGGCGGGGCCCTGCCCCGGCAGGCAGCTCACGTCGGGGATGACTACAGCCGGGACTACCGGGCAGCGCGGGCCGTGGGCATGCACAGCTTCCTGCTCCGGGCCGCGGGGCAGGGCGACGAGCCGGAGGTGCCGTCCGAGCACGTCCTGCCCTCGCtgagccacctcctggctcttATTGAGAAGGAGTAG
- the ALAD gene encoding delta-aminolevulinic acid dehydratase, producing the protein MQIVGGAGRLIRAEQDAAAEPPSTASTMQADSRLHSGYFHPVLRSWQCTATTFDASNLIYPIFVTDSPDAVEPIPSLPGQARYGVNKLEGMLRPLVEDGLKCVLIFGVPSKVHKDEEGSAADAEDTPAIQAIKKIRSTFPELLIACDVCLCPYTSHGHCGILREDGTIQNELSCQRLAQVALAYAKAGCHIVAPSDMMDGRIAAMKAALISNDLGNKVSVMSYSAKFASCFYGPFRDAALSKPAFGDRRCYQLPPGARGLAMRAVDRDVREGADVLMVKPGMPYLDLVRDVKARHPTHPLAVYHVSGEFAMLWHGAQAGAFPLEAAVREAVTAFRRAGADAIITYFTPQLLRWLREEAAAGRA; encoded by the exons ATGCAAATCGTAGGGGGCGCGGGGAGACTCATACGGGCAGAGCAGGACGCGGCGGCCG AGCCTCCTTCCACAGCCTCCACGATGCAGGCGGATTCCCGTCTCCACAGCGGCTACTTCCACCCTGTGCTGCGCTCCTGGCAGTGTACAGCCACCACCTTCGATGCCTCCAACCTCATCTACCCCATTTTTGTCAC TGACAGCCCTGATGCAGTGGAGCCGATCCCCAGCCTCCCTGGACAAGCCAG GTACGGAGTCAACAAGCTGGAGGGGATGCTGCGTCCCCTCGTTGAGGACGGTCTGAAGTGTGTGCTCATCTTCGGGGTGCCCAGCAAGGTCCACAAG GATGaggagggctctgctgctgatgCAGAGGACACTCCTGCCATCCAGGCCATCAAGAAGATCCGCTCCACCTTCCCAGAGCTGCTGATTGCCTGCGATGTCTGCTTGTGCCCTTACACCTCCCATGGGCACTGTG GCATCCTGCGCGAGGACGGCACCATCCAGAACGAGCTGAGCTGCCAGCGCCTGGCACAAGTGGCGCTGGCCTACGCCAAAGCAG GCTGCCACATCGTTGCCCCCTCAGATATGATGGACGGGCGCATCGCGGCCATGAAGGCAGCGCTGATCTCCAATGACTTGGGCAACAAG GTCTCGGTGATGAGCTACAGCGCCAAGTTTGCTTCGTGCTTCTACGGTCCCTTCCG GGATGCTGCTCTGTCCAAACCTGCCTTCGGGGACAGGCGATGCTACCAGCTGCCACCGGGCGCCAGGGGCCTGGCCATGCGTGCGGTG GACCGGGACGTGCGGGAGGGAGCGGACGTGCTAATGGTGAAGCCGGGGATGCCCTACCTGGACCTTGTGAGGGACGTCAAGGCTCGA CACCCCACGCACCCGCTGGCCGTGTACCACGTCTCGGGGGAGTTCGCCATGCTGTGGCACGGGGCCCAGGCCGGCGCCTTTCCCCTGGAGGCCGCGGTCAGGGAGGCGGTCACGGCCTTCAGGCGCGCAG GAGCCGACGCCATCATCACCTACTTCACGCCGCAGCTGCTGCGGTGGctgcgggaggaggcggcggcggggcgggcctGA
- the POLE3 gene encoding DNA polymerase epsilon subunit 3 gives MAERPEDLNLPNAVITRIIKEALPDGVNISKEARSAISRAASVFVLYATSCANNFAMKGKRKTLNAGDVLSAMEEMEFQRFVAPLKESLEVYRREQKGKKEARKDKDKKADSEEQDKSREEENDDDDERMDEEEQNDEEEVDN, from the exons ATGGCGGAGAGACCGGAGGACCTGAACCTGCCCAACGCCGTCATCACCCGCATCATCAAGGAGGCG CTTCCTGATGGAGTCAACATTTCCAAGGAAGCTCGGAGTGCGATATCTCGAGCAGCGAGTGTGTTTGTGCTTTATGCAACATCATG TGCAAATAACTTTGCcatgaaggggaagaggaaaaccCTGAATGCTGGTGACGTTCTCTCTGCCATGGAGGAGATGGAGTTCCAGCGATTTGTAGCCCCTCTGAAGGAATCACTGGAAG TTTACAGGCgtgaacagaaaggaaagaaagaagcaaggaAAGACAAAGACAAGAAGGCAGACTCAGAGGAGCAGGATAAGAGCCGAGAGGAAGagaatgatgatgatgatgaaagGATGGATGAAGAAGAGCAGAACGATGAGGAAGAGGTGGACAACTGA